From a single Capsicum annuum cultivar UCD-10X-F1 chromosome 12, UCD10Xv1.1, whole genome shotgun sequence genomic region:
- the LOC124889280 gene encoding uncharacterized protein LOC124889280 isoform X1, whose amino-acid sequence MVNAIFWNIRGVGTKKANHRLKNLIKCHKVDFVAILEPFLNMNNIEKYMKYFGFHHSLSNLNGQIWLFWVGNYNASIFSNTDQQSTIKLQNSNTCKDIFITTVYTKCAPLERKDLWEDLERVDQSIQGPWCIGGDFNVILDPDEKLGGKPHRMAKSFDFSSCMNACEVSNLGFIGPKFTWCNNTISKERIWKRLDRVFINDEWAILFQTNIVRHLPRVGSDHRPLLVKCYDSSQCGIKYFKFLNFWVDQPSFRQLVEDTWNVHIARNAQWILQQKLKILNKKLSHWSRNVDDDENNKLIAVPDLEEVKVAVSV is encoded by the exons ATGGTTAATGCAATTTTTTGGAACATTAGAGGAGTAGGGACCAAAAAAGCCAATCACAGGCtcaagaatctcatcaaatgtCACAAAGTTGATTTTGTTGCCATTCTGGAACCATTCTTGAATATGAACAACATTGAAAAGTATATGAAGTACTTCGGATTTCATCATAGTCTCTCCAACTTAAATGGCCAGATCTGGCTTTTTTGGGTTGGAAATTACAACGCTTCTATTTTTAGCAATACTGATCAACAGAGCACAATAAAGTTGCAAAACTCCAACACTTGTAAGGACATTTTCATCACTACTGTATATACTAAGTGCGCCCCTTTGGAAAGGAAGGATCTCTGGGAGGATTTGGAAAGAGTTGACCAATCTATTCAGGGGCCTTGGTGTATCGGTGGGGACTTTAATGTCATACTTGATCCCGACGAAAAACTTGGTGGAAAACCACATAGAATGGCTAAAAGTTTCGACTTTAGCAGTTGTATGAATgcttgtgaagtgtcaaatttgGGATTCATAGGTCCTAAATTCACTTGGTGTAATAATACAATTTCAAAAGAGAGAATTTGGAAAAGGCTTGATAGAGTTTTCATTAATGATGAGTGGGCAATCCTTTTTCAAACTAATATTGTCAGACACCTTCCTAGAGTCGGATCTGATCATAGACCCCTCTTAGTAAAGTGCTATGATAGTTCTCAATGTGGGATTAAATACTTTAAGTTTTTGAACTTCTGGGTTGATCAACCTTCTTTCAGGCAACTTGTTGAGGATACTTGGAATGTTCATATCGCTAGAAATGCTCAGTGGATTCTACAGCAAAAGCTAAAAATCCTCAACAAGAAACTCAGCCACTGGTCTCGGAATGTAGACG ATGATGAAAACAACAAACTCATTGCAGTACCTGATTTGGAAGAAGTTAAAGTTGCGGTTTCAGTATGA
- the LOC124889280 gene encoding uncharacterized protein LOC124889280 isoform X2 — protein sequence MVNAIFWNIRGVGTKKANHRLKNLIKCHKVDFVAILEPFLNMNNIEKYMKYFGFHHSLSNLNGQIWLFWVGNYNASIFSNTDQQSTIKLQNSNTCKDIFITTVYTKCAPLERKDLWEDLERVDQSIQGPWCIGGDFNVILDPDEKLGGKPHRMAKSFDFSSCMNACEVSNLGFIGPKFTWCNNTISKERIWKRLDRVFINDEWAILFQTNIVRHLPRVGSDHRPLLVKCYDSSQCGIKYFKFLNFWVDQPSFRQLVEDTWNVHIARNAQWILQQKLKILNKKLSHWSRNVDGKNSINDRLSILD from the exons ATGGTTAATGCAATTTTTTGGAACATTAGAGGAGTAGGGACCAAAAAAGCCAATCACAGGCtcaagaatctcatcaaatgtCACAAAGTTGATTTTGTTGCCATTCTGGAACCATTCTTGAATATGAACAACATTGAAAAGTATATGAAGTACTTCGGATTTCATCATAGTCTCTCCAACTTAAATGGCCAGATCTGGCTTTTTTGGGTTGGAAATTACAACGCTTCTATTTTTAGCAATACTGATCAACAGAGCACAATAAAGTTGCAAAACTCCAACACTTGTAAGGACATTTTCATCACTACTGTATATACTAAGTGCGCCCCTTTGGAAAGGAAGGATCTCTGGGAGGATTTGGAAAGAGTTGACCAATCTATTCAGGGGCCTTGGTGTATCGGTGGGGACTTTAATGTCATACTTGATCCCGACGAAAAACTTGGTGGAAAACCACATAGAATGGCTAAAAGTTTCGACTTTAGCAGTTGTATGAATgcttgtgaagtgtcaaatttgGGATTCATAGGTCCTAAATTCACTTGGTGTAATAATACAATTTCAAAAGAGAGAATTTGGAAAAGGCTTGATAGAGTTTTCATTAATGATGAGTGGGCAATCCTTTTTCAAACTAATATTGTCAGACACCTTCCTAGAGTCGGATCTGATCATAGACCCCTCTTAGTAAAGTGCTATGATAGTTCTCAATGTGGGATTAAATACTTTAAGTTTTTGAACTTCTGGGTTGATCAACCTTCTTTCAGGCAACTTGTTGAGGATACTTGGAATGTTCATATCGCTAGAAATGCTCAGTGGATTCTACAGCAAAAGCTAAAAATCCTCAACAAGAAACTCAGCCACTGGTCTCGGAATGTAGACG GGAAGAACTCAATAAACGACAGGCTGAGTATATTAGATTGA